The genomic region CAGCCTTGAGGCGCACGCGCAGTGCGTGTGTTAGGGCCTTTGGGCCTCCGTCCGCCGGCGTCTCGCGGCGGCGCGGACTGGAGGTGTGCTTCCGGTCTGCGTGTTCTTAGGGCCGCTCCTTCCTCCTTCTCGACCTTCCGGCGCGCCACCTCCCATCCCTGTGCCAGGGGCTCGGAAGACCTGAAGTAGCGATGCTCTTGGGAATCATCCCCAGGAGTGGAAGTGGAGAATGCCCTCCTTGAGTGAGGAAAGCGAGTGAAGCGCAGCCTCTCTAGACTCTGGGGGCTGAGGTGGGCGTGAGCGAAGGTAATCCAAGCCCACTTTCTGAACCCGGGTCTTCCTTCGACTTTACAGTGAATTAGGCAGAGGCTTGGGCCGGGTCAGGGACTGGGCCGCTCGAATGGAACTTGAGACTCATTTCCACCTAGAGGAAACGAGGTTTGGGGTGCCCCTGGCGCAAAGTAAGGCGCTGGATACACCCTAGGCATTATTTTCGCTGTTGCTGTGAGGAGGTGGAGCTGTTGGCACTTCTTCTAAAATTCCTTTGCAAGTGTTAACTGGAGGAGTAACAACTATTAATGAGACTGTGTTAGTCCGGTGAATTTTGCGGGTATTCCCTTCGTGGCTTTGGGCAGGGGTATATGACTTCCTACTCAATTCTGCAAAACAACGATGATAAAACTGACCCTCGTAGCAGAATGATGATGCCACAAAGCTCTATGGAGTGCTTCATaagagggacagaggaaccttttCCAGAGGATCATACTGAAAACTTTTTCCTTGTATCTCGTAAACATatgcatttttgcttttgttttatgtgagGTGCTAGAGTGACGTTGAAGTCCTTAGCTAAGACTTATATTCAGAACCTGATCAGAGGCACGCCTTTTGGGCTAGTCTGATATccctttcggagaaggcgatggcatcccactcttcttgcctggaaaacctcttTAGTTATTCCATGAATACTTACTGAATGCTTTCTGTGTACTGAGCACAGTTCTTACTTCTTAATAAGTgagtaaagaaaacaaagatccctGCCCATTGCAGCTTAGGTTGTAGTTTTGGGAAGACATAAAAAATAGtaaacataaataagtaaattccctggtggctcagacggtaaagcgtctgcctgataTGCTGGAGACccggttcatttcctgggtcgggaagatcccctggagaaggaaatggcaacccactccagtactctttcctggaaaatttccaGTGGAGCCtggctccacagtccatgggggtcgcaaagagttggacacgactgagtgacttcacgttcactttttcactttcacatgttaGAAGGAAAAGAGTGTCATAGGAAAAAACAGCAAAGTTCTTACCTTTACCATTGTTAATGGAAGATGCAATTTTAAATTAGAATGGCAACTTAGGCTCCTTAGAAAAAATGACACTTCTGTAAATTCTTGAAGGAGATAAGGGAAGGGAAGAGCGTTTCAGGTGGAGGGACTGACTGTCCAGACTCCCCTTGCTGTGTGTCTGGGCTTTtaagtgaacagcaaagagagCCTGTGGGGCTGGAACACAATGAGAAAAAGGGGTAGTAGGAGAAAATTAGGTTAGAcatggggtggggctggagaacAGACATCTTCAAGGGCCTTGTAGGCTATTGTAAAGACTTTGGCACTTACTCACTTTGAGTGAAATGGGGAGCCATGGCAGCACAGTTTTGAGCAGAGCAGCCATACAATCTAACTTAGCTTTTTCAGAGttactctactgctgctgctgctgctaagttgctctaATGGGTGTGTTTCAGAATAGAATGGTGGAGGCAAGGGTAGAAGCAAAGAGGAGTGAGAAGACTGTCAGTAGTTCAGAAGAGAGTTGACAGGTGTTTCTAATCAGAAAGTTGGTAGCTGGAGTGAGTGAGAAGCAGTTGGATTCTGGGAATTTGGTAGTAGGAAACAATGTTTAGATAAGGTGTGTGTTATCAACCTGAACATTTTTCAACATGCTCTGCTatgctatgctcagtcacttcagtcgtgtccgactatgtgtgaccccatagacggcagcccactaggctcccctgtccctggtattctccaggcaagaacactggagtgggttgccatttcctcctccaacgcatgaaagtgaaaagtgaaagtgaagtcgctcagtcgtgtcagacttttagcgaccccatggactgcagcctaccaggctcctccatccatgggattttccaggcaagagtactggagtggggtgccattgccttctccatttcaacATGATATacagtttattataaatatataattttggtCCATGTTCCACAGGTATAGGTGGGAAGAACAGTGGAGTGTTTGAATCACTTTAGTTGTTCTCCTGTGAAAGTAATTACTTATTAGCTTAGGTAAGATTTCAGAGCTTACTTACAGCCATTAATTGGTATGTGAAGTTAATGACTAAAGTCAGACTTTTTCCAAAATAGAATATAGTTGAAATCTAAAAGTTGTAGTTTCCAGTAAGCAAAGTGTGAATTAGGACAGAATAACTTGTTGTAGTACTTGtgcatttacttttaattaaaattttagtgaaTGTGAAAATGCTTCCTTTTTGCCTTCTTTCAGAAATTTGTCTAAATAttctaacagtaaaaaaaaaacaaaaccaaaatagatCTAAggtaagaaaaatacattaatagGTAATTGTGACTGTTATCCACAATTCTGGGGTAAATATATGGTGGCAAACAGAAATGACTTAAGATAATTGTTACTTCAGGAAGTTTGCAAGCtcgtgggctttcctggtggctcagacagtaaagaatcttcgtgcaatgcaggggacctgggttcaatccctgggtttgaacgatcccctggaggagggcatggcaacccactccagtattcttgcctggagaatccccatggacagaggagcctggcgggctacagtccatggggtcgcaaagagtcagacacaactgagcgactgagcacagaatGGCACAGACAGACTTGTAAgtaatttaaacaaaatataaaaggatgAAAAAGTATTTTGAGGACAAAGTAAATGCTAATGGAATGCAGCCTTCTTTTGTTACTGTTTATTGTGGTGCTCACTTGTCTTTTATCTCCCGTGTTAATCTTCATACTGATGTAGAATGTATTGAATATGCTAAATAAACACAGAAGTCATGAACTGAAGCACCTGTTGATTAACACTGCCAGCAAGTACCATGTAATACTCATTGCTGTCTCTGCTGGAATTTAGAACTTTTCCAACACTATGCCCTTAAGCCTTGCTTCCTTCTCTTGCACCCCTTTCTGTTTCCAGTGGACAGATGTTTTTGGTTACTTAGACAGTATTAGAGCACACAATGTAGAGTGACTATTtgtaatttatatattcattaaggatatttcttcagttaaaaattaTTCTATCAAAGTATATTAAGTTTTTGTGGCAacaaaaagataatattttataatataaacatGGAGCTGTCTGACCGATCATATGAGGCAGGAGTCTGAAGTTTAGAGACACACCAGGGTGAACTGTAGGTCAGTTTCAGTGTTGAGCGAGAGGCTAACCTGTCAGGTTCACCACAGTTGACAAGTAGTACGGTGATGGGTGTTTGCTGGTGGGTGGCCTGTAAAGGTGATTTGGTACCACCAAAGTGCATGACTTAGCAGGAGTCAAACCTGGACAGAGGACATATTTGGCAGTCCTCATAGGTGAGTTTAAGTGGGTGGGGACAGAAAAGTCATAGCAGGACCGGTGCCGGGTTCAGGTGCTGGAGTCTCCTGGAAGGAAGTGAGATTTGGAGGGAGCTAAAAAACAGAGCTAAAAGTCATTTGTTAATAGTTTGAGCAAAAGGATAAATCTTCCTCTAAGCATGTGTTTGGGTCCCTGTGGGTGGTGGTCTCAGCCATGGGTTCAGAACTTTGGGGAGGAACTAGGTGGGTTACTTTGGTAATAGGAGCTGCCATTCACTGATGAATGTTCTTTCATGTATGCTAACATGTTTCATcctcatcttaaaaaataatacctcAAGTTTTTAAAGAAGAACTGATATAAAGTTATTTACCCATGGCCACTGGAATTTGAGCCTAGGTTTATTGGACATCAgtgcttttattctttctctattcCAAATTGCCTCAGTATGTAATGAATTGCATTCACATTATGTACCTATTTTATGTGATTTGTCATGATTGTGATCCAGTTTGCTGTGGATTAGATTTCACTCACTAATAAAATTTGATTCACTtaattgtgtgttttctttttctagattttaatttgatttgaaaATGAGTAAGTGCAGAAAACAACCACTGGGTTCAAGTCCTGAGACATTCAGCCCAGATGTTCTTGCTGACATTTTTGAACTCTTTGCCAAGAACTTTTCTTATGGCAAACCACTTAATAATGAGTGGCAGTTACCAGATCCCAGCGAGATTTTCACCTGTGACCACACGGAATTCAGTGCATTCCTTGACTTGAAGAACTCCCTAAATGAAGTGAAAAACCTACTGAGTGATAAGAAATTGGATGAGTGGCATGAGCACACGGCTTTCACTAACAAAGCTGGGAAAATAATTTCTCATGTGAGAAAATCTGTAAATGCTGAACTTTGTACTCAAGCATGGTGTAAGTTTCATGAAATTTTGTGCAGCTTTCCACTTATTCCACAGGAAGCTTTTCAGAACGGAAAACTGAATTCTCTACACCTTTGTGAAGCTCCTGGAGCTTTTATAGCTAGTCTCAATCACTATTTAAAATCCCATCGATTCCCCTGTGATTGGAATTGGGTAGCTAATACTCTGAATCCTTACCATGAGGCAAATGACAATCTTACGATGATTATGGATGACCGACTTATTGCAAATACCTTGCGTTGTTGGTACTTTGGTCCAGATAACACTGGTGATATCATGACCTTGAGATATCTGACTGGACTTCAGAATTTCATAAACAGTATGGGTACCATTCACttgatcactgcagatggaagTTTTGATTGCCAAGGAAACCCAGGTGAACAAGAAGCTTTAGTCTCTTGTTTGCATTACTGTGAAGCTGTCACTGCTCTGATGACTCTTGGAAATGGTGGCTCTTTTGTTCTGAAGATGTTTACTTTGTTTGAACATTGTTCCATAAATCTTATGTACCTACTAAACTGTTCTTTTGATCAAGTTCATGTTTTCAAACCAGCTACTAGCAAGGCAGGAAACTCAGAAGTCTATGTGGTATGTCTGTACTATAAGGGAAGAGAGACAATCTATCCTATTTTATCTAAGATGGTGCTGAATTTTGGGTCTGAAATGACCAAGAAAGCTCTCTTTCCCCATCACATGATTCCAGAATCTTTTCTTAGAAAACATGAAGAATGTTGCACGTTCTTTCATAAGTACCAACTAGAGACTATTTCTGAGAACATTCGTCTGTTTGACTGCATGGGAAAACGGGAACAAGCAAAGCTGAATAGCTTAAGGGACTATGCTGTTCAGTATTTCATGCAAAAGTTTCAATTGAAGCCTCTTTCCAGAAATAACTGGCTAGTGAAAAAATCTAATATTGGCTGTAGTACAAATACAAAATGGTTTGGGCAGagaagcagatattttaaaaCCTACAATGAAAGGAAAATGCTGGAAACCCTTTCCTGGAAAGATAAGGTGGCCAAAGGGTACTTTGACAGTTGGGCTGAAGAACATGCTATGTATCACCCTGGGCAAAGTTCTCTTTTGGAAGGGACAGCTTTCAATCTTGAGTGTCACTTATGGCAGGTTTTACAGGGAAAGAAACTGCCAAAGGTAAAGTGTTCTCCTTTCTGTGATGGTGAGATTTTAAAGGCTCTTAATGAATCAGTTGAAAAGTCATTAGGAGGAGCCTTGAATTTTGATCATAAGTTTAGGCCAAAACAGAAGCATTGTTGTTCTTGTCACGTTTtttctgaagaattgatattttctgAGTTGTTTAGCCTTACCAAGTGCCTTCAGGATCATCAGGATAAAGAACCCAGCACCCAGATAAAGTGCCTGCTAGTGGGCTTCCCAGCTCTCCATAATATCAAAATGCCCATACCATTGGAAGTTCGACTCTTGGAATCAGCTGCACTCATGACTTTTAGCTGTTCATTGCTTCATGATGGAGACCCCACTTACCAGCAATTATTTTTGGACTGCGTACTACATTCCTTGCAGCAGCTTCATACAGGAGATGTTATGATTTTGCCTATACTTTCTTGTTTTACAAGGTTTATGGCTGGTTTGATATTTGTACTCCACAGCTGTTTTAGATTCATCACATTTTCTTGTCCCATATCCTCTGAGCCCCTGAAGACTTGTGCAGTCCTGCTTTGTGTTGGTTAtcaggatcttccaaacccagttTTCCAGTATCTGCAAAATGTGAACGAATTGTTGAGAGATTTGGTTAACACTGAGGCACCCCAGCAGGTTTTACAGTTTGTGCCAATGGAGGTGCTCCTTAAGGGCGCACTACTTGATTTTTTGTGGGATTTGAATGCTGCCATTGCTAAAAGGTACTTGCATTTGATTAttcaaggagagagagaagaaatcatcGGCAGCCTTTAGTTATGAAGTTGATCTCATACTTTCTGAGATTTAACTTAATGGCTTCTTACAGTTTCCATTGTTATTACATTCCTTTGCTATTAATTTAAAACCTTCTATTTTGAAGAAAGGCTAAGTTTTGCATCATTTAAAGTCTCACTTTTTTTCTGGAAAACCCATCAGCTAGTTTGACCTCTagggtatatacacacacaggcatagaGCTTCCTATATGGTAGAAGATAAGTAATGATGGTATTCAGCCTCACGCAGAGAAGTGTGTAATATACGTGGACATacccatgtgtgtgtatgcagttTAGTTGGTTTTATTTATCTGCTTAAGATTTGCACCTGTGTGCCTTcaggttagattttttttccaactaattTTCTCTCAATAGCTAATACTGTTATAAATTGATAGAGGTCTTTGATGAAAAGAGATGAGCCACTCCTCAGCAACattaatttcctttaatattgaccaTGTCCGTTACTAATTTGGGGAACTCATCATTCTAGACATCTTGATATGTGCCATTCATTATGTTTAGGCCACTGATCCAATTTACTTGTGTGATTCAAATGAAGCTACTGtgctgttttataaatattttactaacTAAAGTCCAATTAGAAAGGCTATCAGGACAGCTTTAAACCAAAGAtcatatttaaaacaatgaagaATTATTGTGTCTAAAACAGTCTTATATGAGTGAAAAGTTTCATTTATCAATGGAGTGGTGATTTTAGCTTCCAGGAAATAATGTgtgaacaaaaaaatttttttaaattgcaaaataatGTTTATGGTCTCATTGGGGACATACAAATGTGATGAACGTAGTGAATACTGAGAAATTTTGGCACTTTGAGAATGATGGTATaacatgaacatttttttaatcttcacaaatcCTTTTTTCCATATGAAAGTAGCACTTTACCAAAAGATTAACCATgtgatgtttatttttcagttatgttTGATTTCTTTTGCATTAAATGTATGTGTCAGTATAATCAGGCTATTATGGCCAACTATGTTAAGCAGATCTTTGTACTCTGAATTTCATAAGgtgatatatttgtattttcacaTGTGCATTTTAGAGATTTTTGTtagttatataaaaaaatattctttgatgTATTTTGTTGATAAATATTAACCTGaagtttttcatgttcttttctattttgaGTTCCATTATAGATTCATGAATAAAGTCATTAGCAGAGAAATTTTGTGTTCATTCTTTTAAAGAGAATCATAggggaatttaaaaatataacttggaaacactttttttttaaggaaagcttTAATGGAATCTAATGTTCCTTCATTTTCTCTGATTTgtattcattaaaatttattcCTTAATGTTGCAATATTTACAGAAGCTCTACTTCGGGAAAGAAATGGAATACTTAAGGGACAGAGGAAGAGGTTATATTTAGTTCTTGATATGGAGGATGTGAGTGTTGGAGGTAGATTTCTGAAAGAAATGTGATTTCCTACTGGTGACTTTATGAAAGCTGTTACAGTTGTGTAATGGTAGACATCTGATAGAAAATTGGTTACCAAGAGAGAATTAAAAACCACTCTTGGGAAACCATTTTGCACTTAAATAGACTTTATGCCTTGGTTAATGTGGTCCAATACAGTGACTCAGTTTATTTTTACCTGTTTTAACTATTTGATTAGAATGAAGTTGAAAGCCTAGGGCCAGGTTTGATATTAAAACTTTAAGCCCCTCAAATAAGTATTGAATGCTCAGTTGTTTTTACTGTTAACCTGGGTTGGGATATGTAACATACTGGTGTATACTAGAATGTATTTGGTTTTTAATCAGTGTTTGGGATCAGTTGCTTTTCATCTGGCTTACTGAATTCAGAGTTGCTCTAGACATGAGATGGAACTCAAGGAAGATTCTAACTGAATGGGGTGTAGCTGACAGGTACCAGTGATCTGTAGAAATTGCTCtgagaaaaagggaaggaaaaataatgtctgagaaatggataagaaagtagaGGAAGTCCATAAGATGAGATGATTTGTGTAGGTTGTCAAGGTAGTAGTTACTGTTATTAAAAATTTCGGGGGGTCTTGAAATTTTTGACTTAATTGTGATgctttttgaaaagaatttttaacagCCAGGAAATTTAAACATCACAGTTGTGTTTCCTGACAAACTCAGAGAAAGCGGTCTTAAAATACACTTAATTTCTTCAATATTGTCTTATGTTTTCCAAGAGAAAAGTCTTGTATTTTAGTGGGGGGTTTTATATATCATGCTAATGTCAAAGTTTTGAAAATTTCTGGGTTTGTAAAATCCAAATTTGTGAACTTTCTCCATCTTTATAgtcattattttgtttaaaaagatttGCATTAAAAGTTTTTTCTACTCTGAAGATAGCTAAGTGGAACAAAAGTAACAGGTTATTAGAGGagttgaaaaaaatctttatgctTTTGTTACTTTATTTAATCTTTGATGAGAATACAagtccttttaaatatttaaaccttatcttttatttctagatatttaattgaatatttttaacatttgttaaGGTACTGTGGTGTGAGTATATGAAGTACCTCACTTTTTTTAATACCTCACTTTTTTAGAATGAAAGTGTTGATTATAAACCcaattaaattcttatttttcttgtttaaatacttaatatttttcattgattCTTTAGAAAtggcaatgtattttttttagtgtatttttgctttttaagataaaaaggagatgttttagttttatttcagttttttgaatCATTTTAAGCAATAAATGattattactttttataaaaccaGTACATGCTTATAAAGATTTTAACTGAAGCATGAGagattttctgttaatttttatgttctatagcccaccaggctcctgtgtccaggaggttttccaggcaagaatactggagtgaatctcttctcctgtggatcttcctgacccagggatcgaacccatggttcctgccacgtctcctgtgttgtaggaggcagattactgctgagccactggggaagcctaataaaaaaataaaaccattaattACACTTATAATTAGGTCTTAAATTCCCTTTAGATTTAATATAGTAATATCTAGTATATCCtttattaaaatgatgaaaattattATACATAGATGGTACTACAGATTTGCAGGGCCTGGCTGAATATTTGTTTATACATAGTTACTACTGCAAAGAGACTCAATTATTTGGTAATAGGCctctccaccttttttttttttttctttagttagaTTAAAACTCATTTCTGGCTGATCTTAGCAGAATtaactataaaacaaaaatttcaaggttcccgaataaatttctgtttggatagtagatgcttttctggttgGCCTAATGGCCAAGtaccaaaaagctaaaagctCGATGCTGCGTATAGTCGCTTATAATATCTTGGTATGTTTTAGGGCATGTGATGAAAACAATAATCCTCAATAAATTTATGATTTTGTATTTCTAATCAGTGCACACTTTATATAAAACAgtttatatataatgtttttaataaggaatttttctcctcattctgttgttttttcttaGTTTTGGCCAGTACAGAAAATGAAGGTAACTTATCTTTAGATAAGCACAAGTTTATATTGGAACGTTTTGATTTGTAACTGCAAATATGGAAGATACCAACTTTTCTTtatgaatatgaaatattttagtgaaaatatttagaaattaccAGTCACTGAGCATAGGTTAGCATTTGGTTTCATTCAActgaaaattttatgtaaaactgTAATCAGCTTATGTTCACATAAAGgttgtatgtgcgtgtgtgctaagttgcttcagatcagatcagttgctcagttgtgtccgactctttgcgaccccatgaatcacagcacgccaggcctccctgtctatcaccaactcccggagttcactgagactcatgtccatcgagtcagtgatgccatccagccatctcattctctgttgtccccttcttctcttacccccaatccctcccagcatcagagtgttttccaatgagtcaactcttcgcatgaggtggccaaggtggccaaagtactggagtttcagctttagcatcattccttccaaagaaatcccagggctgatcttcagaatggactggttggatctccttgcagtccaagggactcttcaagagtcttctccaacaccacacttcaaaagcatcaattcttcgacgctcagccttcttcacagtccaactttcacatccatacatgaccacaggaaaaaccatagccttgactagacgaacctttgttggcaaagtaatgtctgcttttgaatatactatctaggttggtcataactttccttccaaggagtaagcgtcttttaacttaatggctgcaatcaccatctgcagtgattttggagcccagaaaaataaagtctgacactgtttccactgtttccccatctatttcccatgaagtgatgggactggatgccatgatcttcattttctgaatgttgagctttaagccaacttttttgactagacgaacctttgttggcaaagtaatgtctgcttttgaatatactatctaggttggtcataactttccttccaaggagtaagcgtcttttaacttaatggctgcaatcaccatctgcagtgattttggagcccagaaaaataaagtctgacactgtttccactgtttccccatctatttcccatgaagtgatgggactggatgccatgatcttcgttttctgaatgttgagctttaagccaactttttcactctccactttcactttcatcaagaggccttttagttcctcttcacttgctgccataagggtgatgtcatctgcatatctgaggttattgatatttcttccagcaatcttgattccagcttgtgcttcctccagtccagtgtttctcatgatgtactctgcatataagttaaataaacagggtgacaatatacagccttgacgaactccctttcctatttggaaccagtctgttgttccatgtccagttctaactgttgcttcctgacctgcatacaaatttctcaggaggcagatcaagtggtctggtattcccatctctttcagaattttccacagttaattgtgatccacacagtcaaaggctttggcatagtcaataaagcagaaatagatgcttttctcagccctgtccaactctgtgaccctatggattgtagccctccaggctcccatgtctatggggattcaccaggcaagaatactggagtgggttgctgtgcctgcctccaggggatcttcctgactcagggatcaaacctgcgtctcttggtctcctgcattggcaggtaggttctttaccactagtgccacctgggaagcccaaaaggttATATACTCAATTACAAATACAGTATTTCTCTAATTTGCTCAAGATCTTGATTGTCATGTAGTCATTCTGTGTTCACTTACACCAAGTGCAGGAGCATGAGTTTAACCTGTTATCAgggatttaataatatttaatattgcagccatctggtgatgtccatctgtagagtcttctcttgttttgttggaaaagagtgtttgctgtgaccagagcattctcttggcaaaactctgttagcctttgctgtgcttcattttgtactccaaggccaaatttgcctgttattccaggtatctcttgactttctacttttgctttcgagtcccctataatgaaaaggacatctttttttggcgttagttctagaaagtcttataggtcttcatagaaccgttcagcttcttcagcattactggttggggcatagacttggattactgtgatactgaatggtttgccttggaatcgaggagagatcattctgtcgtttttgaggttgcacccaagaactgcatttgagactcttttattg from Bos javanicus breed banteng chromosome 18, ARS-OSU_banteng_1.0, whole genome shotgun sequence harbors:
- the CMTR2 gene encoding cap-specific mRNA (nucleoside-2'-O-)-methyltransferase 2 codes for the protein MSKCRKQPLGSSPETFSPDVLADIFELFAKNFSYGKPLNNEWQLPDPSEIFTCDHTEFSAFLDLKNSLNEVKNLLSDKKLDEWHEHTAFTNKAGKIISHVRKSVNAELCTQAWCKFHEILCSFPLIPQEAFQNGKLNSLHLCEAPGAFIASLNHYLKSHRFPCDWNWVANTLNPYHEANDNLTMIMDDRLIANTLRCWYFGPDNTGDIMTLRYLTGLQNFINSMGTIHLITADGSFDCQGNPGEQEALVSCLHYCEAVTALMTLGNGGSFVLKMFTLFEHCSINLMYLLNCSFDQVHVFKPATSKAGNSEVYVVCLYYKGRETIYPILSKMVLNFGSEMTKKALFPHHMIPESFLRKHEECCTFFHKYQLETISENIRLFDCMGKREQAKLNSLRDYAVQYFMQKFQLKPLSRNNWLVKKSNIGCSTNTKWFGQRSRYFKTYNERKMLETLSWKDKVAKGYFDSWAEEHAMYHPGQSSLLEGTAFNLECHLWQVLQGKKLPKVKCSPFCDGEILKALNESVEKSLGGALNFDHKFRPKQKHCCSCHVFSEELIFSELFSLTKCLQDHQDKEPSTQIKCLLVGFPALHNIKMPIPLEVRLLESAALMTFSCSLLHDGDPTYQQLFLDCVLHSLQQLHTGDVMILPILSCFTRFMAGLIFVLHSCFRFITFSCPISSEPLKTCAVLLCVGYQDLPNPVFQYLQNVNELLRDLVNTEAPQQVLQFVPMEVLLKGALLDFLWDLNAAIAKRYLHLIIQGEREEIIGSL